The Alkalihalophilus pseudofirmus nucleotide sequence TAACGTAATTTCAGCAATATATCTTTAATTTCCTCGTCTTTCATAATTGTCTCTTTATACCGTTTTGTAATTTTCGTCAAAGCCACATCATGATAGAAAAATTCCGTGAAGAATTTTACTAAAGGCGGTGATTGGGTACGGATCGCTTGCCAGCTCGACTCTTCAATCCCGGCAAAGAGCATTTCTCTTTGATCGACAATTAAAATCCTGCTGCGTTCTAGCGTATTATGATGCTGATCAGGAATAAGAGTGGACACGGCTTTAATGCTTGTCTCAATTTCTCCAATCGCATGAATATGAATGTCGAGCCCTTGTCGATCTTTATCTTCTAATATTGGAAGAAATTGATTCAGGTCATCGCCCCATGCAGATAGATAAATCGAACGCTCTGCGCCTTCCGTTAGTTCCTTGATTAAGGATTGAATCGATTGGTTTT carries:
- a CDS encoding TrmB family transcriptional regulator, with product MLQQFGFTQYESQVYTSLITVNQPLDATAIVKRSSVPRSKVYEVLQRLSDKGMILEATVEKKRLYTALPLESVIEKLKADFEENIEQLKKIEVEDVPLDDRIWSLKENQSIQSLIKELTEGAERSIYLSAWGDDLNQFLPILEDKDRQGLDIHIHAIGEIETSIKAVSTLIPDQHHNTLERSRILIVDQREMLFAGIEESSWQAIRTQSPPLVKFFTEFFYHDVALTKITKRYKETIMKDEEIKDILLKLRY